In Mycolicibacterium phocaicum, one DNA window encodes the following:
- the nusG gene encoding transcription termination/antitermination protein NusG → MTFDGETPSDESDVTAEAVESVETSEETVDADETVDTADSDDAADAPEAGDVVVDETVEPAAEEPEDEDPAVALKKQLRRQAGEWYVIHSYAGYENKVKANLETRVQNLDVGDYIFQVEVPTEEVTEIKNGQRKQVNRKVLPGYILVRMDLNDESWGAVRNTPGVTGFVGATSKPSALSLDDVVKFLLPQGAAKKPAKATAAAAASGADSEATLARPEILVDFEVGESVTVMDGPFATLPASISEVNAEQQKLKVLVSIFGRETPVELTFTQVSKI, encoded by the coding sequence GTGACTTTCGATGGCGAGACACCTTCGGACGAGTCCGACGTGACCGCCGAGGCAGTCGAGTCGGTGGAGACCTCGGAAGAGACCGTGGACGCTGACGAGACCGTGGACACCGCCGACTCGGACGACGCCGCAGACGCGCCCGAGGCGGGCGACGTGGTCGTCGACGAGACGGTGGAACCCGCCGCCGAGGAGCCCGAGGACGAGGATCCCGCGGTCGCGCTGAAGAAGCAGCTGCGTCGTCAGGCAGGCGAGTGGTACGTCATCCACTCGTACGCCGGTTACGAGAACAAGGTGAAGGCCAACCTCGAGACCCGCGTGCAGAACCTGGACGTCGGCGACTACATCTTCCAGGTCGAGGTGCCGACCGAAGAGGTCACCGAGATCAAGAACGGCCAGCGCAAGCAGGTCAACCGCAAGGTGCTGCCGGGCTACATCCTGGTGCGCATGGACCTGAACGACGAGTCGTGGGGCGCCGTGCGCAACACCCCGGGGGTTACCGGGTTTGTCGGCGCGACCTCGAAGCCGTCGGCGCTGTCGCTCGACGATGTCGTGAAGTTCCTGCTGCCGCAGGGTGCCGCGAAGAAGCCTGCCAAGGCGACCGCGGCTGCCGCGGCATCGGGTGCCGACAGCGAAGCCACCCTGGCGCGTCCGGAAATCCTGGTCGACTTCGAGGTCGGCGAGTCCGTCACCGTCATGGACGGTCCGTTCGCCACCCTGCCCGCGTCGATCAGCGAGGTCAACGCCGAGCAGCAGAAGCTCAAGGTGCTGGTGTCCATCTTCGGACGCGAGACGCCGGTCGAATTGACCTTCACGCAGGTCAGCAAGATTTAA
- the rplK gene encoding 50S ribosomal protein L11, which yields MAPKKKKVVGLIKLQIQAGAANPAPPVGPALGQHGVNIMEFCKAYNAATESQRGNVIPVEISVYEDRTFTFVLKTPPAARLLLKAAGIQKGSSEPHKTKVAKISWDQVREIAETKKDDLNANDIDAAAKIIAGTARSMGITVE from the coding sequence ATGGCCCCGAAGAAGAAGAAGGTCGTCGGGCTGATCAAGCTTCAGATCCAGGCCGGCGCGGCCAACCCCGCCCCGCCCGTGGGTCCGGCGCTCGGCCAGCACGGCGTCAACATCATGGAGTTCTGCAAGGCGTACAACGCCGCGACAGAAAGCCAGCGCGGAAACGTCATCCCCGTCGAGATCAGCGTCTACGAGGACCGCACGTTCACGTTCGTCCTGAAGACCCCGCCGGCCGCCCGGCTGCTGCTCAAGGCTGCGGGTATCCAGAAGGGTTCGTCCGAGCCGCACAAGACCAAGGTCGCCAAGATCAGCTGGGACCAGGTCCGCGAAATCGCCGAGACCAAGAAGGACGATCTCAACGCGAACGACATCGACGCCGCCGCCAAGATCATCGCCGGCACTGCCCGGTCGATGGGCATCACCGTCGAATAA
- a CDS encoding flavin-containing monooxygenase, with amino-acid sequence MSTTPQFAVAVIGAGPGGIAAGVKLRKAGIDDFVILERADDVGGSWHENHYPGLGVDIPTIAYQYSFARNANWDRFFAKGAEVKQYHVDVARKYGLYSRIRFNTNIEREEWDDTGSFWKLHAADGSVITARFVISAVGAFVRPREDVGIAGAKSFKGKVQRPTDWDHDYDMTGKAVGIIGTGASAVQIIPAIAPEVGHLTVFQRTPVWSIPKPDFQVPLAMKKLLAVPGVQATIHGGVLVVVDLILRGALRTSHATLDRVDAWCIRGYGRFVARTVHDPETSAKLTPDFGLLAKRPTMSNGYLQAYNRANVSLVTDPIEKITTTGVRTRDGILHKLDVLILATGYEVFSDPETYRPGTILGRNGFDLAKFYNEKGLQAYESVSVPGLPNRWTLCGPYSWTGSGWHAFVEMTADHAVRAITETHRRGAHTCEIRQEAADAYHRTTYQRAELLRYYLADLNGHVPTYYRNSQGDTTYIRPSGFFEASRGNRKFPLDDYRYEMPSTTESVRA; translated from the coding sequence ATGAGTACGACACCGCAATTCGCGGTCGCCGTCATCGGAGCAGGGCCCGGCGGGATCGCCGCAGGGGTGAAGCTCCGTAAGGCCGGTATCGACGACTTCGTCATCCTCGAGCGCGCCGACGATGTCGGCGGCAGCTGGCATGAGAACCACTACCCAGGTCTGGGCGTGGACATCCCGACCATCGCGTACCAGTACTCGTTCGCCCGCAACGCGAACTGGGATCGATTCTTCGCCAAAGGCGCGGAGGTCAAGCAGTACCACGTCGACGTCGCCCGGAAATACGGGCTGTACTCGCGAATCCGATTCAACACCAACATCGAGCGGGAGGAGTGGGACGACACCGGCAGCTTCTGGAAGCTGCACGCCGCCGACGGCTCCGTCATCACCGCGCGGTTCGTGATCAGCGCGGTCGGTGCGTTCGTCCGGCCCAGAGAGGACGTCGGGATCGCCGGCGCCAAATCGTTCAAAGGCAAGGTGCAACGGCCGACCGATTGGGATCACGACTACGACATGACCGGCAAGGCCGTCGGCATCATCGGTACCGGAGCCAGTGCGGTGCAGATCATTCCGGCGATCGCTCCGGAGGTCGGTCACCTCACGGTGTTTCAGCGCACCCCGGTGTGGTCGATTCCCAAGCCCGACTTCCAGGTTCCCCTGGCGATGAAGAAACTCTTGGCTGTTCCCGGTGTGCAGGCCACGATTCACGGCGGCGTCCTCGTCGTGGTCGACCTGATTCTTCGCGGGGCGCTGCGGACCTCGCACGCGACGCTGGACCGCGTCGACGCGTGGTGCATCCGCGGCTACGGCAGATTTGTGGCCAGGACGGTGCACGACCCGGAAACCAGCGCGAAGCTGACACCGGACTTCGGTCTGCTCGCCAAACGGCCGACGATGTCCAACGGATACCTGCAGGCCTACAACCGAGCCAACGTGTCGCTGGTGACCGATCCCATCGAGAAGATCACGACGACCGGGGTTCGGACCCGTGACGGAATTCTCCACAAGCTGGACGTGCTGATCCTGGCCACCGGCTACGAGGTGTTCTCCGACCCGGAGACATACCGTCCGGGAACTATCTTGGGCCGCAATGGTTTCGACCTCGCCAAGTTCTACAACGAGAAAGGGTTGCAGGCGTACGAGAGCGTCTCGGTGCCCGGGTTGCCCAACCGGTGGACGCTGTGCGGCCCGTACTCGTGGACCGGGTCGGGCTGGCATGCCTTCGTCGAGATGACGGCGGACCACGCGGTCCGCGCGATCACGGAGACCCATCGCCGCGGAGCGCACACCTGCGAAATCCGACAGGAAGCCGCAGACGCCTACCACCGCACGACCTACCAACGTGCCGAACTGTTGCGCTATTACCTGGCTGACCTCAACGGGCATGTGCCGACCTACTACCGCAATTCGCAGGGCGACACCACCTACATCCGCCCTTCGGGTTTCTTCGAAGCGAGCCGTGGCAACCGCAAGTTCCCGCTCGACGACTACCGCTATGAAATGCCTTCCACGACCGAGAGTGTTCGCGCATGA
- the hadC gene encoding (3R)-hydroxyacyl-ACP dehydratase subunit HadC, producing the protein MALKANILGMVYKYPEVFVVGREQVKQFAKSVKSEDPASIDEAAAAELGHDSLVAGPTFVSIVANLVQQDFFRNVDVGIETMQIIQVDQKFVYRRPIKVGDRLHAELEVMSVDNRFNADIVVTRNTLADDDGDIIMEAYTTLMGHEGDNSVSVRYDRESGQVLRSAVGAD; encoded by the coding sequence ATGGCTTTGAAGGCAAACATCCTCGGGATGGTCTACAAGTACCCCGAGGTATTCGTGGTGGGCCGCGAACAGGTCAAGCAGTTCGCCAAGTCGGTGAAGTCCGAGGATCCGGCATCCATCGACGAGGCCGCCGCGGCGGAACTGGGCCATGACAGCCTGGTCGCCGGTCCGACGTTCGTGTCGATCGTGGCGAACCTGGTGCAACAGGACTTCTTCCGCAATGTCGACGTCGGCATCGAGACGATGCAGATCATCCAGGTGGACCAGAAGTTCGTCTACCGCCGCCCGATCAAGGTGGGCGACCGGCTGCATGCCGAACTGGAAGTCATGTCGGTGGACAACCGTTTCAACGCCGACATCGTCGTCACCCGCAACACCCTCGCCGACGATGATGGCGACATCATCATGGAGGCCTACACCACGTTGATGGGCCACGAGGGCGACAATTCGGTGTCGGTGCGCTACGACCGCGAGAGCGGACAGGTGCTGCGCTCGGCCGTCGGAGCGGATTAG
- a CDS encoding alpha/beta hydrolase translates to MSATDCVTIELPNRVSLSLRVADTLGRRTIRPALDRIVVLADRGPLRGSPAFRIANFAELVTLPLRARRGTRRRAVQLPGFRAEWLWHKSIAGPDDPNGGAILYFHGGAFVAGGLHSHRRLAGRITHAAGVPLLNVDYRQLPAAHLTGTVADALHSYEHLLGLGFAPEKIVFAGDSAGGGITFATALAARERGMPMPGGIVAIAPWADLEPAQRQAHRNDPKDAVLSAFSLSVLARVGFAVGGELDPLWSPANHDFTGLPPVFIQVGSTEVLLADVEQLAQRCREAAVPCTVQIWERAPHVFQALADILPEARTAIADIGRTVRSFVDAGAAPIPTDHSTAA, encoded by the coding sequence ATGAGCGCCACCGATTGCGTGACCATCGAGCTGCCCAATCGGGTGAGCCTCTCGCTGCGAGTCGCAGACACTCTGGGCCGCCGAACGATTCGGCCGGCGCTGGACAGGATTGTGGTGCTGGCCGACCGCGGTCCGCTGCGCGGCTCACCCGCCTTCCGCATCGCCAATTTCGCCGAACTCGTCACACTCCCACTGCGAGCCCGACGCGGCACCCGTCGCCGAGCCGTCCAATTGCCGGGATTCCGGGCAGAATGGCTGTGGCACAAGTCAATAGCCGGTCCCGATGATCCCAACGGCGGTGCGATCCTCTATTTCCACGGCGGCGCCTTCGTCGCGGGCGGTCTGCACAGCCATCGCCGGCTGGCTGGACGTATCACCCACGCCGCGGGCGTCCCACTGCTCAACGTGGACTACCGGCAACTCCCGGCCGCACATCTCACGGGAACCGTCGCCGACGCCCTCCATTCGTATGAGCACCTGCTCGGGCTGGGCTTCGCTCCCGAAAAGATCGTGTTTGCCGGTGATTCCGCCGGCGGCGGAATCACCTTTGCGACGGCCTTGGCGGCACGCGAACGCGGAATGCCGATGCCCGGCGGCATCGTCGCCATCGCGCCATGGGCCGATCTCGAGCCCGCACAGCGACAAGCTCATCGCAACGATCCGAAGGATGCGGTGCTGTCGGCGTTCTCGCTGTCAGTTCTCGCCCGAGTCGGCTTCGCGGTGGGCGGTGAACTGGATCCGCTGTGGTCGCCGGCCAACCACGACTTCACCGGTCTCCCACCGGTTTTCATCCAGGTCGGCTCAACCGAAGTGCTCCTCGCCGACGTCGAGCAACTGGCTCAGCGCTGCCGCGAGGCCGCCGTGCCCTGCACTGTGCAGATCTGGGAACGCGCGCCACACGTCTTCCAGGCCCTGGCCGACATCCTCCCCGAGGCTCGGACAGCCATCGCCGACATCGGCCGCACTGTCCGCTCGTTCGTCGACGCCGGGGCTGCGCCCATACCGACCGACCACAGCACGGCGGCCTGA
- a CDS encoding crotonase/enoyl-CoA hydratase family protein, with amino-acid sequence MSTVSYSVTDAVATITLDDGKVNVLSPTMQQNIHAALDQAEQADDVKAIVLAGNNRVLSAGFDLAIFGSGDAAAGFAMLRGGIELMDRILRFPVPVVVAATGPAVAGGSFLLCSGDHRIGSEKTRCQANEVAIGMTVPQSCIEILRMRLTNSAFQRAVGLAATFTGDEARAGGWLDEVVAPEDVLSRAQEVAAGFAATLHTQHHLASKLKARAAGLAAIQAGIDGLAAEFGG; translated from the coding sequence ATGAGCACCGTCAGCTACTCGGTGACCGACGCGGTCGCCACGATCACGCTGGACGACGGCAAGGTCAATGTCCTGAGCCCGACGATGCAGCAGAACATCCACGCCGCGCTGGACCAGGCCGAGCAGGCCGACGACGTCAAGGCGATCGTTTTGGCCGGCAACAACCGGGTGCTCAGTGCCGGTTTCGACCTCGCCATCTTCGGCTCCGGAGACGCGGCGGCCGGGTTCGCCATGCTGCGCGGCGGCATCGAGCTGATGGACCGGATCCTGCGCTTCCCCGTCCCCGTGGTGGTCGCTGCCACCGGACCGGCCGTCGCCGGCGGATCGTTCCTGCTGTGCTCCGGGGACCACCGCATCGGTTCCGAGAAGACCCGCTGCCAGGCCAACGAGGTGGCCATCGGCATGACGGTGCCGCAGTCCTGTATCGAAATCCTGCGGATGCGGCTGACCAATTCGGCCTTCCAGCGGGCGGTCGGCCTGGCCGCGACGTTCACCGGTGACGAGGCGCGCGCCGGCGGCTGGCTGGACGAGGTCGTGGCGCCGGAGGACGTGCTGAGCCGTGCCCAGGAGGTGGCCGCCGGATTCGCCGCGACGCTGCACACCCAGCACCACCTGGCCAGCAAGCTCAAGGCGCGCGCCGCTGGGCTCGCCGCGATCCAGGCCGGCATCGACGGCCTGGCCGCCGAGTTCGGCGGGTAA
- a CDS encoding MBL fold metallo-hydrolase translates to MPDDRLYFRQLLAGRDFAATDPIAAQMRNFAYLIGDRETGDCVVVDPAYAAGDLVDVLEGDGMHLSGVLVTHHHPDHVGGSMMGFELKGLAELLERVSVPVHVNAHEADWVSRVTGIAPSELTSHQHGDVVQVGSVPIELLHTPGHTPGSQCFLLDGRLVAGDTLFLEGCGRTDFPGGNVDDMFRSLQALAALPGDPTVFPGHWYSAEPSAPLDDVRRTNYVYRARDLDQWRMLMGG, encoded by the coding sequence ATGCCTGACGACCGCCTGTATTTCCGCCAGTTGCTCGCCGGCCGCGACTTCGCGGCGACCGATCCGATCGCGGCGCAGATGCGCAACTTCGCCTACCTCATCGGCGACCGGGAGACCGGCGACTGCGTGGTGGTCGACCCGGCCTACGCCGCGGGGGATCTGGTCGACGTCCTCGAGGGCGACGGCATGCACCTGTCGGGCGTGCTCGTCACCCACCACCACCCCGACCATGTCGGCGGCTCGATGATGGGCTTCGAGCTCAAGGGGCTGGCCGAGCTGCTGGAGCGGGTCAGCGTGCCGGTGCACGTCAACGCCCATGAGGCGGACTGGGTATCGCGGGTCACCGGCATCGCGCCATCGGAGTTGACGTCCCACCAGCACGGCGACGTCGTGCAGGTCGGGTCCGTGCCGATCGAGCTGCTGCACACCCCCGGACACACTCCCGGCAGCCAGTGCTTCCTGCTCGACGGCCGATTGGTGGCCGGCGACACGCTGTTCCTGGAGGGCTGTGGCCGCACCGATTTCCCGGGCGGGAACGTCGACGACATGTTCCGCAGCCTGCAGGCGCTGGCCGCGTTGCCCGGTGACCCGACGGTCTTCCCCGGACACTGGTATTCGGCCGAACCCAGCGCGCCGCTCGACGACGTCCGTCGCACCAACTACGTCTACCGGGCACGCGACCTGGATCAGTGGCGCATGCTGATGGGCGGGTAG
- the secE gene encoding preprotein translocase subunit SecE, producing the protein MSDERDSAGSAGAGTDAGTDAGESESQGQTAVVTRPARPTGKRARRAVEVDESESDVETGDTDSDADDSAADAGKKSKPKKAEKSKKTGPTRNPFVFVWNYLKQVVAELRKVIWPNRKQMIGYTTVVLVFLVFMVALIGGVDLGLAKLVMWVFG; encoded by the coding sequence GTGAGCGACGAGCGCGATAGTGCCGGCTCCGCAGGCGCCGGTACTGATGCGGGCACCGACGCGGGCGAAAGCGAGTCGCAGGGCCAGACCGCAGTTGTGACGCGCCCCGCGCGTCCGACCGGAAAGCGGGCCCGGCGGGCCGTCGAGGTCGACGAGTCCGAATCGGACGTCGAGACCGGCGACACGGACTCCGACGCCGACGACAGCGCGGCCGACGCCGGCAAGAAGTCCAAGCCGAAGAAGGCTGAAAAGTCCAAGAAGACGGGCCCCACCCGGAACCCGTTCGTGTTCGTCTGGAACTACCTCAAGCAGGTCGTCGCCGAGCTGCGCAAGGTCATCTGGCCGAACCGCAAGCAGATGATCGGCTACACGACCGTCGTGCTCGTGTTCCTGGTCTTCATGGTGGCGCTGATCGGTGGGGTCGACCTCGGTCTCGCCAAGCTCGTCATGTGGGTGTTCGGCTGA
- the hadA gene encoding (3R)-hydroxyacyl-ACP dehydratase subunit HadA produces the protein MGLADIVGFHYRHPECYEVGREKIREHAIAVQNDDASFYTESAAAELGYDVLLAPLTFISIFGYQAQLAMFGAAGIAISDAQIVHVDQSLKFMQPIKAGDKLYCDVYVDSFRRAHGTDIVVNKNIITNDRGEVVQEAYTTLAGRSADEDGQGGFSDGAS, from the coding sequence GTGGGTCTGGCGGACATTGTCGGTTTCCACTACCGGCATCCCGAGTGCTATGAGGTCGGGCGCGAGAAGATCCGTGAGCACGCGATCGCCGTTCAGAACGACGACGCGTCCTTCTACACGGAGTCTGCCGCGGCCGAGCTCGGCTACGACGTGCTGCTGGCGCCGCTGACTTTCATCAGCATCTTCGGCTACCAAGCGCAGCTCGCGATGTTCGGCGCGGCCGGTATCGCCATCTCGGACGCCCAGATCGTCCATGTGGATCAATCGCTGAAGTTTATGCAGCCCATCAAAGCGGGCGACAAGCTTTACTGCGACGTGTACGTCGACTCGTTCCGGCGGGCACACGGCACCGACATCGTCGTGAACAAGAACATCATCACGAACGATCGCGGTGAGGTTGTGCAGGAGGCCTACACGACCCTGGCGGGTCGGTCGGCTGATGAGGACGGACAGGGAGGATTCTCAGATGGCGCTTCGTGA
- a CDS encoding SDR family NAD(P)-dependent oxidoreductase: MAVTVVTGAGSGIGRATALRFARSGSAVVVADINEQTGRETVELIENAGGSAAFRRLDVADLDDWEEFTAWVCAEHGVPDVVVNNAGILIGGGFLEQTNADWRRMIQINMMSPLVGSRLFVQRMVGSGTRGHIVNVCSVGAFMPTPIAPSYVVAKAGAWFGTQALRAEFGDKGIGVSAICPGLIRTSLAANGTRGGVSDPDSSAWTSKLAAGHRHFGRSPDRVATAIERAVRWNLSTVPVGIEAWAGWYLYRLSPSTARGLYGLFTMSIADKAVALSGKLFGGK, encoded by the coding sequence GTGGCGGTGACAGTGGTGACGGGCGCCGGCAGCGGCATCGGCCGCGCGACAGCGCTGCGGTTCGCGCGCAGCGGCTCCGCGGTCGTCGTGGCCGACATCAACGAACAGACCGGCCGGGAGACGGTCGAGCTGATCGAGAACGCCGGTGGCAGCGCCGCGTTCCGGCGACTCGACGTCGCCGACCTCGACGACTGGGAGGAATTCACCGCTTGGGTCTGCGCCGAGCACGGAGTGCCCGATGTCGTGGTCAACAACGCGGGCATCCTGATCGGCGGCGGATTCCTGGAACAGACCAACGCGGACTGGCGGCGGATGATCCAGATCAACATGATGAGCCCGCTGGTCGGGTCTCGATTGTTCGTGCAGCGCATGGTCGGCTCCGGCACGCGCGGTCACATCGTCAATGTGTGCTCGGTCGGGGCATTCATGCCCACGCCCATCGCCCCCTCGTACGTGGTCGCCAAGGCCGGAGCGTGGTTCGGCACGCAGGCGCTACGTGCCGAGTTCGGGGACAAGGGCATCGGCGTCAGCGCGATCTGTCCTGGGTTGATCCGAACCAGCCTGGCCGCCAACGGAACTCGCGGTGGGGTCAGTGATCCGGACAGTTCGGCATGGACGTCCAAGCTCGCCGCCGGTCATCGTCACTTCGGCCGTTCCCCGGATCGCGTGGCAACTGCGATCGAACGCGCGGTGCGCTGGAACCTATCCACGGTGCCGGTCGGCATCGAGGCCTGGGCCGGCTGGTACCTGTACCGCCTGTCGCCGAGCACCGCCCGCGGGTTGTACGGCCTGTTCACCATGTCGATCGCCGACAAAGCCGTTGCGTTGTCCGGCAAGCTCTTCGGAGGCAAATAG
- the rplA gene encoding 50S ribosomal protein L1, whose translation MSKNSKAYREAAEKVDRDNLYTPLQAVKLAKETSSKKQDATVEVAIRLGVDPRKADQMVRGTVNLPHGTGKTARVVVFAVGEKAEAAVAAGADAVGSDDLIERIQGGWTDFDAAIATPDQMAKVGKIARVLGPRGLMPNPKTGTVTPDVAKAVSDIKGGKINFRVDKQANLHLIIGKASFDEVKLAENYGAALDEVLRAKPSSSKGRYLKKVTVSTTTGPGIPVDPAVTRNFTEEA comes from the coding sequence ATGAGCAAGAACAGCAAGGCATACCGCGAAGCTGCCGAGAAGGTGGACCGCGACAACCTGTACACCCCGCTCCAGGCCGTCAAACTGGCCAAGGAGACGTCGTCGAAGAAGCAGGATGCGACCGTCGAGGTTGCGATCCGGCTGGGTGTCGATCCTCGTAAGGCAGACCAGATGGTGCGTGGCACCGTCAACCTGCCGCACGGCACCGGTAAGACCGCCCGCGTAGTGGTGTTCGCGGTTGGTGAGAAGGCCGAGGCCGCTGTGGCCGCCGGCGCCGATGCCGTCGGTAGCGATGACCTGATCGAGCGTATCCAGGGTGGGTGGACCGACTTCGACGCCGCGATCGCGACGCCGGACCAGATGGCCAAGGTCGGTAAGATCGCCCGCGTCCTCGGCCCGCGTGGTCTGATGCCGAACCCGAAGACCGGCACGGTCACCCCGGACGTGGCCAAGGCCGTGTCCGACATCAAGGGCGGCAAGATCAACTTCCGTGTCGACAAGCAGGCCAACCTGCACCTGATCATCGGCAAGGCGTCGTTCGACGAGGTCAAGCTGGCCGAGAACTACGGTGCCGCGCTGGACGAGGTGCTGCGTGCCAAGCCGTCGTCGTCGAAGGGCCGTTACCTGAAGAAGGTCACTGTCTCGACGACCACCGGCCCGGGCATCCCGGTCGACCCGGCCGTCACCCGGAACTTCACCGAAGAGGCCTAG
- the rpmG gene encoding 50S ribosomal protein L33 → MASSTDVRPKITLACEVCKHRNYITKKNRRNDPDRLEIKKFCPNCGTHQPHKESR, encoded by the coding sequence GTGGCGTCGAGTACCGACGTACGGCCGAAGATCACCTTGGCCTGCGAGGTGTGCAAGCACCGTAACTACATCACCAAGAAGAACCGTCGCAACGACCCGGATCGTCTTGAGATCAAGAAGTTCTGCCCTAACTGCGGTACGCACCAGCCGCACAAAGAGTCGCGTTAG
- the hadB gene encoding (3R)-hydroxyacyl-ACP dehydratase subunit HadB has product MALREFSSVKVGDELPEKIIKLTRQDLVNYAGVSGDLNPIHWDDEIAKQVGLDTAIAHGMLTMGLGGGFITNWVGDPAAVTEYNVRFTAVVPVPNDGVGAELVFSGRVKSVDEEAKSVTIALSATTGGKKIFGRAVATAKLA; this is encoded by the coding sequence ATGGCGCTTCGTGAGTTCAGTTCGGTCAAGGTCGGCGACGAGCTGCCCGAGAAGATCATCAAGCTGACCCGGCAGGACCTGGTCAACTACGCCGGCGTTTCCGGCGACCTGAACCCGATCCACTGGGACGACGAGATCGCCAAGCAGGTCGGTCTGGACACCGCCATCGCGCACGGCATGCTGACCATGGGCCTCGGCGGCGGCTTCATCACCAACTGGGTCGGTGACCCGGCTGCCGTGACCGAATACAACGTCCGCTTCACTGCGGTGGTCCCGGTGCCCAACGACGGCGTCGGCGCCGAGCTGGTCTTCAGCGGCCGCGTGAAGTCGGTCGACGAGGAAGCCAAGTCGGTGACGATCGCCCTTTCTGCTACTACCGGCGGAAAGAAGATCTTCGGCCGCGCCGTCGCGACCGCGAAGTTGGCCTGA
- a CDS encoding SDR family NAD(P)-dependent oxidoreductase, with protein MKNVIITGAGAGIGRETAKLFAAKGGRVVVADIDMPAAKETVEQIVGAGGQAVAYRLDVAIEDEWEAFGEWMFAHFGAPHVLINNAGVMDLGGFVEMSAAQWQREIDINLMSVIYGSRVFAQQMIDDGIRGQIVNLSSAAAYFPSGLEPAYGVAKSAVLMASQALRVELRGKGIGVTAICPGAIRTNLLANGERAGLTADEQAAWRESAGGIQRYAYTSPQKVARVIERAVRWNSAIVPVAPESWLLYGLFRFSPSLTRELLARASFDRLESVLPLANKALTRLTGKQEVRQ; from the coding sequence GTGAAGAACGTCATCATCACCGGCGCGGGGGCCGGCATCGGGCGCGAGACGGCAAAGCTGTTCGCCGCCAAGGGCGGTCGGGTGGTCGTCGCCGATATCGACATGCCGGCCGCGAAGGAAACGGTCGAGCAAATCGTCGGCGCGGGCGGCCAAGCCGTCGCCTACCGGCTGGACGTGGCCATCGAAGACGAGTGGGAGGCCTTCGGCGAGTGGATGTTTGCCCACTTCGGCGCGCCCCACGTGCTGATCAACAATGCGGGCGTCATGGACCTCGGCGGGTTCGTCGAGATGAGCGCCGCCCAGTGGCAGCGTGAGATCGACATCAACTTGATGAGCGTCATCTACGGATCGCGGGTGTTCGCGCAACAGATGATCGATGACGGAATTCGCGGCCAGATCGTGAATCTGTCGTCGGCGGCCGCATACTTCCCGTCCGGGCTCGAGCCCGCCTACGGCGTCGCGAAGTCGGCGGTCCTGATGGCCTCGCAGGCGCTGCGAGTCGAATTGCGCGGCAAAGGGATCGGTGTCACCGCCATCTGCCCTGGCGCCATCCGTACCAACCTGCTCGCCAATGGCGAGCGAGCCGGGCTCACCGCGGACGAACAGGCAGCCTGGCGCGAGAGCGCGGGCGGCATCCAGCGGTACGCGTACACCTCGCCACAAAAGGTCGCCCGGGTCATCGAGCGGGCGGTTCGCTGGAATTCGGCCATTGTGCCTGTGGCACCGGAGTCTTGGCTGCTGTACGGGCTGTTCCGGTTCTCACCCAGTCTGACTCGAGAGCTGCTCGCGCGGGCCTCGTTCGATCGCCTCGAGTCCGTGCTCCCGCTCGCCAATAAAGCCCTCACCCGACTGACCGGGAAACAGGAGGTACGGCAATGA